A window of Seriola aureovittata isolate HTS-2021-v1 ecotype China chromosome 17, ASM2101889v1, whole genome shotgun sequence genomic DNA:
CGTGTCAGCTGACACGCAGGCGATCAGTCTCCCTAATGCTAACCCCCGCTACCCTTAACGGAGCGGGCGGGTGGGTCGGTGGGCAAGTTTTGTGGGTCAGCGGGTGGTGAAGGCCGTCTTGATTGTGCTACAGCCGTGCCAGAAATAGACAGAGTGGACGAGTTGCGGCGTGTAACACTTCTTACAATGATGACAACAAGCTGTGAGAGCACAGGGTCATCATTTTTGCAGACATGGACTGATAATGCCACATGGGGAGGCTGCTgagtatatgtctgtgtgtgtgtgtgtgtgagtgtgtgtgtgtgtgtgtgtgtgtgtgtgtgtgtgacagcccTGGGTGGAGTCTTGGCTCGGTTCCTCTTTTCCAAGCTCTTCTCCAGGTCCAGTGTGATCTGACACCTGCAGTTCAGTGTCTCATGCTCAGAGACACTTGGCATCGAGTACGGCACTTAGCATTTCTGCTGTTCCTCTCTCCatggacacacatacatgttaCTTTTGTCGTGGCTCTGGGAtagaaaacaaaaggaggaatGTGGAGTAATTTTGAAGAGGTGGACAGCAGAGGCTTTTATGACCTCCAGCAAAAGAATGAGGCTATTGTCAGGGCAGACGTTGCTTATTGCCCGACAGAGTGATCGCCACACTGCAGGCATCCCAGAGCAGAAACAGACGAGCTCCTGTGCACAACAAACTTGTTGTGTCAGGATCAGTTaggagccagtgtgtgtgtgtgtgtgtgtgtgtgtgtgtgtgtgtgtgtgtgtgtgtgtttggctgtcGCTTCTGGGCAGCAAGTGTTGCCCGGACTCACAGCTCTGCAAATATGAGATAAACAGATCACACAGTTGTATTTCACACCCCTTTTTTGGACTCTGACTCCTCAGACAAAATCAGACCCACACAAAACCTCCCATtagaggatgtatatatatttgcatgGTGGTGCTCAGTCCTTCCAAAGAATGATTCTCCTTTAGCAGACACAGAAAGGCTGAAAACTTTTCACTAACCGACAGGGAAGTCAAACTCTGAACCACTGCTGGATGGATTAATGTGctacacacattcatggtccTAAGAGGATGAATCCTCTTGAGTTTTAAtccagcaccatcatcatcagatgAAAATTGCAATCTTTACCTTTGGTTTACGGCTGAAACTAAGAATTGTTTCATCAGCGCttaatcaacaaaaacaattattgttttgattactctttcattaatcatttaatctatGAAGCATCAAAAAGTAGTGAAAATCCATCACATCATCCCGGTGATATCTTTAAATAGCTTTTCTCCGGACAACAGCCCAAAACGAAATAGATAAATGAATTACTGTCATGTAtcagaaatgaacaaaattaaGTCCCcgcatttgagaagctggaaccagcaaatatttgtttttgtttttttgaaaaatttgcGAAAGAAGTAATCAATGCTCAAAAGAGTTGGCGGTTAATTTTCTTTCCGTCAACATATCGATTGACTAAAAGTTGCAACTCTGCTTCGGTTTATGaataaatacctgcaaaacgttaaatgttgtaaatgttagcatgctaatatacACAACTTTATATGTGCTTAACCTGTAGCCAGATGCTTCAGAAGCCTGAAAATAATGTACcgaaaaaataaaaggttacaGATCTTCAGCGCTTTGGATCATAGTCACAACCCAAGTCTCCTTTGAAAGGTAACTGAACGGGTATAAGAGATACTGGACCAAGTtacagaagcagaaacaaagTTTAAATAAAGCCAGCAGTACTAGTACCATATATGTGCCAAACACTTCGATGTGGAGGGGTGGGGTCTGTGATATAGGCATCCTAAAATACTTTGCACAGATAGAATCAGGAGACCTAGAGCTttcaaacaatatataatatgtcCTGTTATGACTCAAGCCAAGAACACAAGAGGAAAGAAcccacatgcagacacaaagGCAGGATGAGGCAGTGAAGTtgcttttcattaaaaaataacaggCTTAATGGCTGATGGGATGACAGGCACAAACAGAAGGTCCAGCTTTCACTTGCTGGTCAGTTTGTGCGCTGTTAAAGTCATAAAGCTGCAGGTTAAATTTATCCTGTTGAGAACCCTGTTCAGTGGATAGTTCAACTATATGGCGTGTTATATTTTACAATCACATTGCTTTGACGCTGTCCTTGGTGGGATTTATGATTCCCTAAAAAACACCTCACACTTGACCTTTAGCCGCTCTGCCTCCATGAGCTGTTGTCCAGCCCAAAGCCCAACAACACAGGAACGTTTTTAGCCGTaactctcctcttctcttttcctctcccagTCGCAGTGACGGAGGTGGAGTGTGTGCGCGAAGGCTGCCAGTCCGAGGCGCTGAGGCGGCTGTCCGGGTCGGTGCCGGATAACCGGTGCTTCACGGTGGTCTTCAGGGGAGCCAGGAAGAGCCTGGACCTGATGTGCCCCTGTGAGGTTGAAGCCCAGCGCTGGGTGCGAGGGCTCCGCACGTTAAAGGAGCGAGTGGCCAACATGACTCAGAAGGAGAAACTGGACCAATATCCTGCCCAATTCCCGATATGTTAAAATAACTATAGTGAATAAATATAGCGTAGCTGAGGCAGCATTGCTATGTCGACTGACTCCGCTGTCACATGTGCCGTCCCACGTCCACAGCATAGCTAAGGTGATCAGTAATGACTTGATAAAAAAGCTCCCTCTAAATATAGCAGGACTATCACTGTTAATTACAATCCCTCATAGCCAGAGGATAATATGTGTAGTGTAGGTGTCAAGCAGAGTATAACATGAAGAtaacccctcctcctctctttactTCTGACACATTTTAGCTTTGTGAACATATAAATCATCAGGGACATTATCTTCTCAAATGCAGTCGTGTCATCTTGTTTATAATGTTTCATTCTGTAGACTGTCAGTAGCTTAGGTGATGTTTATCTTGCACAGTTTAAAGTGTGAAGGTGTGGGCTCTCTGTGTTGCACAGTGGAGTAAAATTAGTCTGTTGTTGCTATTGACTCTTTCACACAGTGACATTATATTATATCCATTTTGCAGATGCTTTTGTCTAAATAATTGCATTCTACCTGCACAGAAACAAGAGGTGTTATTAAAAGTGTGAATGCATCtctctgaacaaacaaacaacttatcatttgattcatttcaaGAGATTTTGAGGCAACAGTTTTAACTCTTGGCTTTTGGAGCTGTTAAACAATGTTGGCATCGACAGATGGTGGATTATGCCTTTCACTATATGGGGCCAAACATCtgcattttgatttgtttatagTTTAGTGCAAAGTGAAACTGTCCATGTGTGAAATTTTTGAACCTGAATTATGGAAATCACCTGATTTAAAAGAGTACTCCACCGTTTAAGCATGGCACTcctttaactattttttttttttaaaataggaTCAAAATGGAGGCAGCAGAATCAGAGATaatgcctacattacccacaatgcaacttttATTCACGTGTGCAGTAGTACTCCCCAGcaactgtaaacagactttgatgtgtaaaagtTGCCCTTTAAATGCCACTTTCCTTTCTGCCTGCTTGCAcacattaatgtaaatgtttattagtACACATTATTAGTCACAGGTACAGAGTCAAAGGTTTGACTGACACACAACGTACAATCATACGATAAATGAAATGCCACAATACGACAGAGCAAAGAGTGTGTGAATCCCACTATGTGTAAGATCTGTGTGTGTCGCTGCACCTCGTGAAGCCAAAAAGTAAAGTCTGAAGTCTTAGTCtggtttttattccttaacTCTCTGCACTTGGATCCGAGGCTACCTGAGGCGAGCGGATCAGAACCAAGACGGCAAGATGAGCTACGATGAAGTCAAACGGCTGCTGCAGATGATCAACATTGACCTGAGTGAGCAGTATGCCCGCTGTTTATTCAAGGTCAGGGTCGTGTGAGTTTGTAGTTCCTGTACAACATCAGTGCAATGTGTCCTTCATATGAGCTGAATTGTGAACGAGCGTGCGGCTGtcagaagacagagaggagaagcacaGAGATGTAGAGCTGGTCACACTTCTGCTTAGTTAGGGTGGTATCACTGTCGCTCCACTGACACTCTGGAGTCTGTGTTCAATTACCAAGCCAGCGGCAagccagcccccccccccccccccccccctcatttTTATCCCCTCCTTCTTATCTTCCCCACAACAAATCAAGAGCCAGTTATTTCTTTATTGTGGGGGATTACCGCCTGCTATGTCCCCCAGCTCTCTATTACAGCTGAATAGTTGTTTTTTATGCTCCTTCCCGATGCAGTTTCCAAATACTGACCCTCCTTAGAGAGccatattttttaatgtaagtgTGCACAGATGGATTGAATTATTATGGAGATGCTTTCCCCGCAGGGAATATGAAACActcccaaaacaaaaacatactgtgtttgatgtgtgtctatcttttctctctgtgtgttcgATTTGTTGTTAGACTTTCTTTAACTCATCACTCTCCTCTGTGTCCCAGAGGTGTGACCGATCCGGCGATGGCCGTCTAGATCATATAGAGATAGAGGAGTTCTGCAGGGAGCTGCTGCGACGGCCCGAGCTGGATGCCGTGTTCAGGCACTATTCGAGTAATGGTTGTGTGCTCTCCACTGCTGAGCTGCGCGACTTCCTGGGAGACCAAGGCGAGGACGCCTCGCTGAATCATGCTCAGAGCCTCATACACACCTATGAGCTCAATGACTGGGGTAGGTCCTGTAAACAGTCATTAAAGGACTGGAAGGAAAAACCcacaacattttaatataaacacTGAATGTCCCTCTAGCTGCCGTCCGCCGACTGACAAAATAGTGATTTAGCTTATCCCCATgaaagataaatagatagatagatcgatagatagatagatagatagatagatagatagatagatagatagatagatagatagatagatagatagatagataaatagatagatagatagatagatagatagatagatagatagatagatagatagatagatagatagatactttattttctcccaggggaaattcatgattaacagaatatatttattatatagtTATGATCACTGAGACAAAAGGCCAAAAaggttttatatatttcttcaacctataataaataataacaaacaaatcTGCAGTCAGCAGGTTAATGACTATTGAGATAATGCTAAATATGAAACTACTACCAAGAGTCATAATGTCAATAATGTTCCTaggtcataccagaccaagtaatCAAAATAAAGGAAGGCTGTAGCAAAGCCAAATAGTGCATTGATTTGAGCAATGGTGCATTACGAGTTCAACTGTTAACTGTTAGTGGAAGActatattatttgttttctcataTTTTGCATAATCACACTTTAAGGAAGAGGTTATTTTAACTAAATGAGTGGAAGATTTGATGACTAAGAGAGAAtctttgaatttgatttgaatataaaaacaagaaatgcatcattttcttaaatttagaaaataatcgTATCTGGAAAACATAACTAttataaattgtaaaaaataaaataaaggagcTAGTGAGTGCAATGATTTCAGCACTGGTAAACTGCCAAGTGAAGCGCAGTACagaaacaacaaccacaacaatgaGACAAACAGCTTAGAATTAattatgtcaaaataaataataaacatgacTTTGTTTGTTCCTAAGCTCAATTCCTGTGAGAAAAGGAAGCTGCGATTTAGTATGAACCTTCTCATGGCTTAGATTGTCAACCATCGACCCTTGtcctgttttatgttgtttaaacCCTTTAATTAAATGAGGCCTTCTATTTACCTTGGATGTTGGATGTCGGAGCTGGGAATGTTGTCACACCCAAGTTGACTGCTTTCCAGTAAAACAAACCGGAAGCTTGCTATTGTTGCTGCTTCCTTATTGTTCATATTGTTAACAATACCAGTTGATACAGGATTTTCCTCATATAAACACCATAACAGCATGTCCACAAATAGAGGTTGGACAGATCTCTGTGTACGACTGATTTAATGAGACACAAATAAGACAGAAGTTCAAACAAACTATACATTACTACAGCTGCCATTTTTGTtgagcagccatcttggattaTGAGTTAGGTGTAGGTGTCGGAAATCCGACTTCAGGGGGCGTACCGGTTGAAATTTCTGACCATGAATTCAGAAAATCTGACTCCCTGGTTCAAGTGGAACGCACCAAAACTCTTTCCGGTTTTGCTGTTAAACCTGCTAAAAGATGAGCGACCTGACGGAAACACTTTGCCATTTATTGCAGCTCAGACGAACCTGTTCATGACCCAGAATGGTTTCACCATGTACATGCTGTCGCTGGAGAACGATGTGTTTAACCCCGACCACGCCAGAGTCCATCAAGACATGAGCCGCCCCCTGGCTCACTACTTCATCTCCTCGTCGCACAACACCTACCTTACCAAGGACCAAGTCACCAGCGCCAGCAGCACAGAGCCGTACATCAGGTACTTTGATGCTGACCCATCAAACACCATCAAAAAGCAAACTTCATGTTTCATTAATCCTTCCAGAAACCTACTCGCAAAGATCGTCCTGTGGCGTGATGTTAAGTTTGTGTCTGTCGTCTGTCAGGGCTCTGAATAATGGCTGTCGCTGTGTGGAGCTGGACTGCTGGGATGGAGATAAAGGTGAACCTGTCATCTACCACGGCCACACTCTCACCTCCAAAGTGCCCTTTAAGGAAGTGATTGAAACCATCGCCCAGTACGCCTTCAAGGTAAGAGCAACTTCATTTGTTATCTTTTTCTGGTGTAAATCTTCAGCTATGACTGAGTGTGCACGCTGCTCCTCCTTAACGATAATGAAATGAGTGACAAGTCAGTCAGCATCTGGCCTTGCACTTCTTATGGTTGCATACTTGGCTCTGACGCAACCCTGTGGTCTTTTGGTTTTGACATACATATAGTATTACACTGTTAGGTCCTGCTTTGCTATTATGTGATCTAATTGCATTTTAATGGTTTGGCATAAgaagttttcctgtgtttcctccctGCAGGCCTCCCCATACCCTCTAATTCTATCCTTGGAGAACCACTGTTCTGTGGAGCAGCAGGCTGTGATGGCCAGACACCTCTGCACCATCCTCGGCAGCAAATTGCTCACAAAGCCCCTTAGTGACAACCCGCTGAAAGATCTGCCATCTCCCGaggtacaaaacacacacacacaaacacacacacacacacacacacacacacacacacacacacacaacacacacacacacacacacacacacacacacacacacacacacacacacacacacacacacacacatatagctGGATCCTTTTTCAAAGACCTCTGGCTGTCTGGTTTTCTAATTAAGTAATTTGTTCCAATAACCTTCGCTGCAGGAGCTGAAGGGGCGTATTCTGGTAAAAGGGAAGAAGCAGATTCCTCACCTTGGCCAGCTGGGCAAGACAGGCAGCTGTGCCAGCTTCTCCTCTAGCTCTGAAGACGAACTAGCGAGCAGCAATAAGAACACACCCAAGAAGGATCCAGCAAAGGTCAGTTCATGAAGACCCGTCATTAAGCCTGGGAAGCCAATTTGTTTTGTAGATAATCTACCAATTGCCTTGTACGTTTGCATTTGCCCTCTCCAGGTATCTTGTAAACTGAGCCCTGAGCTGTCAGCTCTGGTGGTGTACTGCAGGAGCGTCCCCTTCCGTGGCTTTGAAAATCCTTCTGAAAAACCACCAAATGAAATGTCCTCCTTCTCTGAAAGTGAAGCCCTCAGGCTCATCAAAGACTCGGGTACAACGGTGCACATAGTTGCATCTCGACATTACATAGAGAGAGTCGAAAAAGATTTTATGACATTGCTTCGCTGCAGCTGATTCTACAGAAAATATAATCACACTCCAGTGTATCAcggtatgtgtttttttttctcttttttcatttgcaggaaAGTTTTTTGTAAGACACAACAGCAGGCAGCTGAGCCGGATCTACCCCTCCGGCCAGCGCCTCCAATCATCCAACTATGATCCTCAGGAAATGTGGAACGGTGGCTGCCAGATGGGTTAGTACTCCAGCCTAGAAGCTACGATGCTTTTCTGATGGCAGCAAATGACGTCaatttgtttgaaaaacatTGCGCGGTCAGTAAGAGCCAAGGAACTCTTATACTGACTTTCATTTCTACAAAGTGCTGCCACATCAAAGCACGTTGATGTCACTGGCCACTGATTCATTGACTGTAATTCAATGCTCACTGATGCTGAAATGCGGTCCGTTAGCACGTTTGCGATTGGGGTTTGCCGTGTTACTGATTCCGATCTCCTCTTTGTGCTGTGCAGTGGCTCTGAACTTCCAGACACCAGGGGAGCAGATGGACCTGAACCAGGGTCGCTTCCTTCCCAACGGTCGCTGTGGATACGTCCTCAAACCCAGCTTCC
This region includes:
- the plcd3a gene encoding 1-phosphatidylinositol 4,5-bisphosphate phosphodiesterase delta-3-A → MLGSGRSPATSPREQRRKVAEKTTDPIRRLGLLENEDIRTMMQGCNMVKVRSPRWQKSRNLRLLEDGLTVWCESTKSSRKAKAQQTFAVTEVECVREGCQSEALRRLSGSVPDNRCFTVVFRGARKSLDLMCPCEVEAQRWVRGLRTLKERVANMTQKEKLDHWIRGYLRRADQNQDGKMSYDEVKRLLQMINIDLSEQYARCLFKRCDRSGDGRLDHIEIEEFCRELLRRPELDAVFRHYSSNGCVLSTAELRDFLGDQGEDASLNHAQSLIHTYELNDWAQTNLFMTQNGFTMYMLSLENDVFNPDHARVHQDMSRPLAHYFISSSHNTYLTKDQVTSASSTEPYIRALNNGCRCVELDCWDGDKGEPVIYHGHTLTSKVPFKEVIETIAQYAFKASPYPLILSLENHCSVEQQAVMARHLCTILGSKLLTKPLSDNPLKDLPSPEELKGRILVKGKKQIPHLGQLGKTGSCASFSSSSEDELASSNKNTPKKDPAKVSCKLSPELSALVVYCRSVPFRGFENPSEKPPNEMSSFSESEALRLIKDSGKFFVRHNSRQLSRIYPSGQRLQSSNYDPQEMWNGGCQMVALNFQTPGEQMDLNQGRFLPNGRCGYVLKPSFLCSNTCNFNPEITGGGPGHIPTKLTIRIISAQQLPKINTEKASSIVDPQVWVEIHGVAIDNTRDKTHRIDNNGFNPRWECTLSFQLQVPDLALVRFVVEDHDHTAKNDFVGQFTLPFTSLRTGYRHVHLLKADGSSLSPATLFIHVKVSRKGVPIKTVSERMAMAKGMA